The following is a genomic window from Dioscorea cayenensis subsp. rotundata cultivar TDr96_F1 chromosome 10, TDr96_F1_v2_PseudoChromosome.rev07_lg8_w22 25.fasta, whole genome shotgun sequence.
TTTTTTGAAATCATCAAATGACAGGGTTTCTTCAGATCAAATGCCAGgtataataaacaaaatcccAAACCACTGAAACAaactttgaaataattatttcgTATTAatcaaactttttattattacatattCATTCCAATGCCAAACAAACAATCAAGAAAATCGTTACTCTCCAATtgttttcaccatcttcaaTTTATTCTACTACGTACTCTCTTTCAAATAATCATCTtgttcaataataaaaaaaaattaattagttgatCATATGGCTCAGACTGGCCATTGCATGGGACTGCCTAGTGATCAGCCCAGCCGTGGATGGATGCTCTGAGAGAATGATCTCATATCCATCATAGTAATTTTGCATCCCTTCAGCCATGAGCTGCCACACAAGACCTCCTCCAAAGGTACCATCACTAGATTTTGCAAAATTGTAGATGTTCCAGTAAATGGTGCTCATATACTTGTCCCTTGCTATCATTGAGTAACCAGGATCTTTGTCAGACTTGCCAAATTCAGCAATCACTATTGGTTTCTTCAGTATTTTGCTTGCATCATTCCAGTGACTCCACATCCATCTTTGTGCAAATGTTGTCTGATCTGCTTCACTCTTTCCTGACAGCCTACATGCATTCATATATTAATTAgaatttgttattaaatatatatatatatatagagatattgattgatatatggactatatatatttagagaGCTGAAGTGTGTGCTCACCAAACATCAGGATAAGCATGGATGGTTGCAAAGTCAATGGTATGTAAAAGATTGCTGGTGATGAAGTCTGTGCCAACTTGATAACCAGGGTTGTATTGCTTCTTCTCAGGCATTGAATCACCATAAAACCCTTCCATTCCAATCTCTAGCAAGTGCTTGTTGTCTATGGATTTAGTATAAGCAGCCATCTCTTCCACCCAAGCCTGCATGCGCATGAAATCAAAGTTATGATCAACCATTTACGTGATCTGTATGCATGCACGCACGTATTAATTCCTTTGTCATGCATACTTACATGCACTGTCTTTCCGGAGTAGTCTACTTGACAACGTGGCTCATTGATCAGCTCCCAAGCCATGATTGTTGGATCATCTTTGTAGACAACTTTTGTGATGGTATTGTATCTTGTCAATACTTTCtgcaatcaaaaaaatattaaattgatcatatatatacagTGTACATGCATGTCCATCATCAGAATCTTTATACTACTCTAATTACCTTGATATGGttcttgtaataattttttacaactgtgtttgtaaagaaatcATCTTCACCACTGACCCACTGTCCTGCATCCTTAGCCCACTGCACATACTGCGCCTTTCCTCCAAAGTCCTTGAAGTTGTTAGCGAGGCT
Proteins encoded in this region:
- the LOC120270213 gene encoding mannan endo-1,4-beta-mannosidase 5-like, whose product is MARFGACSCLFACVVLGLSIFTSAQAQARVLLVNGDGFVKIQRNQFVLNGSPFLFNGFNSYWMMHIGVDPAQRGKVSEVFRDAAAAGLSVCRTWAFSDGGYQALQVSPGVYDERVFQSLDFVVSEAKRYGIRLILSLANNFKDFGGKAQYVQWAKDAGQWVSGEDDFFTNTVVKNYYKNHIKKVLTRYNTITKVVYKDDPTIMAWELINEPRCQVDYSGKTVHAWVEEMAAYTKSIDNKHLLEIGMEGFYGDSMPEKKQYNPGYQVGTDFITSNLLHTIDFATIHAYPDVWLSGKSEADQTTFAQRWMWSHWNDASKILKKPIVIAEFGKSDKDPGYSMIARDKYMSTIYWNIYNFAKSSDGTFGGGLVWQLMAEGMQNYYDGYEIILSEHPSTAGLITRQSHAMASLSHMIN